The Pan troglodytes isolate AG18354 chromosome 1, NHGRI_mPanTro3-v2.0_pri, whole genome shotgun sequence genome includes a region encoding these proteins:
- the GADD45A gene encoding growth arrest and DNA damage-inducible protein GADD45 alpha isoform X2, producing the protein MTLEEFSAGEQKTESDPDNVVLCLLAADEDDDRDVALQIHFTLIQAFCCENDINILRVSNPGRLAELLLLETDAGPAASEGAEQPPDLHCVLVTNPHSSQWKDPALSQLICFCRESRYMDQWVPVINLPER; encoded by the exons ATGACTTTGGAGGAATTCTCGGCTGGAGAGCAGAAGACCGAAAG CGACCCCGATAACGTGGTGTTGTGCCTGCTGGCGGCGGACGAGGACGACGACAGAGATGTGGCTCTGCAGATCCACTTCACCCTGATCCAGGCGTTTTGCTGCGAGAACGACATCAACATCCTGCGCGTCAGCAACCCGGGCCGGCTGGCGGAGCTCCTGCTCTTGGAGACCGACGCTGGCCCCGCGGCGAGCGAGGGCGCCGAGCAGCCCCCGGACCTGCACTGCGTGCTGGTGACG AATCCACATTCATCTCAATGGAAGGATCCTGCCTTAAGTCAACTTATTTGTTTTTGCCGGGAAAGTCGCTACATGGATCAATGGGTTCCAGTGATTAATCTCCCTGAACGGTGA
- the GADD45A gene encoding growth arrest and DNA damage-inducible protein GADD45 alpha isoform X1: MTLEEFSAGEQKTERMDKVGDALEEVLSKALSQRTITVGVYEAAKLLNVDPDNVVLCLLAADEDDDRDVALQIHFTLIQAFCCENDINILRVSNPGRLAELLLLETDAGPAASEGAEQPPDLHCVLVTNPHSSQWKDPALSQLICFCRESRYMDQWVPVINLPER; encoded by the exons ATGACTTTGGAGGAATTCTCGGCTGGAGAGCAGAAGACCGAAAG GATGGATAAGGTGGGGGATGCCCTGGAGGAAGTGCTCAGCAAAGCCCTGAGTCAGCGCACGATCACTGTCGGGGTGTACGAAGCGGCCAAGCTGCTCAACGT CGACCCCGATAACGTGGTGTTGTGCCTGCTGGCGGCGGACGAGGACGACGACAGAGATGTGGCTCTGCAGATCCACTTCACCCTGATCCAGGCGTTTTGCTGCGAGAACGACATCAACATCCTGCGCGTCAGCAACCCGGGCCGGCTGGCGGAGCTCCTGCTCTTGGAGACCGACGCTGGCCCCGCGGCGAGCGAGGGCGCCGAGCAGCCCCCGGACCTGCACTGCGTGCTGGTGACG AATCCACATTCATCTCAATGGAAGGATCCTGCCTTAAGTCAACTTATTTGTTTTTGCCGGGAAAGTCGCTACATGGATCAATGGGTTCCAGTGATTAATCTCCCTGAACGGTGA